A genomic segment from Manduca sexta isolate Smith_Timp_Sample1 chromosome 13, JHU_Msex_v1.0, whole genome shotgun sequence encodes:
- the LOC115453399 gene encoding protein arginine N-methyltransferase 1 translates to MENMDVAQEGTSAASTPILENGGLDGIGGETGPDKNVTAEEMTSRDYYFDSYAHFGIHEEMLKDEVRTLTYRNAMYHNKHLFKGKVVLDIGCGTGILSMFAAKAGAAKVIAVECSNIVDYARKIVEANRLSDVIDIVKGKVEEVELPVEKVDIIISEWMGYCLFYESMLDTVLYALRDKWLKPDGMMFPDRCTLFICGIEDRQYKDEKINWWDDVYGFNMSSIRKVAISEPLVDVVDAKQVVTNSCLLKEIDLYTVKKEDLNFESKFHIQVRRNDFIQALVTFFNVEFTKSHKRLGFSTAPEAPYTHWKQTVFYFDDYMTVKKFEEITGTFSMRQNARNNRDLDFEIEIDFKGELCQVHEKNHYRMR, encoded by the exons ATGGAAAACATGGACGTAGCTCAAGAAGGCACATCGGCGGCGTCGACGCCCATACTCGAGAATG GTGGCTTGGATGGGATCGGCGGTGAGACCGGGCCCGACAAGAATGTCACCGCCGAGGAGATGACTTCTAGGGATTACTACTTCGACTCGTACGCGCACTTCGGTATCCACGAGGAGATGCTCAAAGACGAAGTTCGGACGCTCACATACAGAAATGCCATGTATCACAACAAGCATTTGTTCAAAGGAAAG GTGGTCCTTGACATTGGGTGTGGTACTGGCATCCTGTCCATGTTCGCAGCTAAAGCTGGTGCAGCAAAGGTGATAGCAGTGGAGTGCTCCAACATTGTAGACTATGCACGGAAAATTGTTGAAGCCAACAGGCTGAGTGATGTTATTGATATTGTCAAAGGAAAG GTTGAAGAAGTGGAATTGCCAGTGGAAAAAGTGGACATAATTATATCAGAGTGGATGGGCTACTGCCTGTTCTATGAGAGCATGTTGGACACAGTGCTGTACGCCTTAAGAGACAAGTGGCTCAAGCCTGATGGCATGATGTTCCCAGACAG ATGCACATTATTCATCTGTGGTATTGAGGACCGTCAGTACAAAGACGAGAAGATCAACTGGTGGGATGATGTGTATGGCTTCAACATGTCTTCCATCAGGAAGGTGGCGATATCAGAACCGCTGGTTGATGTGGTTGATGCTAAACAG GTGGTGACCAATTCGTGTTTACTCAAAGAGATAGATTTATACACAGTCAAGAAAGAGGATCTCAACTTTGAGTCCAAGTTTCATATACAG GTGCGGCGTAACGACTTCATCCAAGCACTGGTGACGTTCTTCAACGTGGAGTTCACGAAGTCTCACAAGCGGCTCGGCTTCAGCACCGCGCCCGAGGCGCCCTACACACACTGGAAGCAGACCGTCTTCTACTTCGACGACTACATGACG GTGAAAAAGTTCGAAGAGATCACTGGAACGTTCTCGATGCGTCAGAACGCGCGCAACAATCGCGATCTGGACTTTGAAATAGAGATCGACTTCAAAGGCGAGCTGTGTCAGGTGCACGAGAAGAATCACTACCGGATGCGTTAG